In the genome of Octopus sinensis linkage group LG12, ASM634580v1, whole genome shotgun sequence, one region contains:
- the LOC115217809 gene encoding uncharacterized protein LOC115217809, producing MCFNCQFCNAKKWAGEPPAMCCLNGKVSLPPLRELPDPLKELLTGSTSRSSKFLQLIRKYNCAFQMTSFGANVVRETGWMPTFKVQGQVYHHIGSLQPLQNCKPLFLQIYFISNYNRQLDVHFGVIPQPANTDADNFDRDVLLSLQNMLHEHNSYIHSFKYALETAPSPTFTIVIDADKRPSGEHARRYNAPSCNEVAIVPHGEQHNKRDIVLQSRDSGLQRINETHQSYDALQYPLLFTYGEDGYHFGIPHHKPNEPSAATSKTVSCMAFYSYRFMTRHNNFNPLHRSRQLFHQFAVDMAAKMESERLGFIKLNQKQLRSDSYIHLRDGIRNDTDARNIGKMCILPSTYTGGPRYMHERTQDTMTYVRHYGRPDLFITFTCNPK from the coding sequence ATGTGCTTCAATTGCCAATTCTGCAATGCTAAAAAGTGGGCTGGGGAACCACCTGCGATGTGCTGCTTAAACGGTAAGGTCAGCTTGCCCCCTCTTCGGGAGCTGCCAGACCCTTTGAAGGAATTACTTACTGGTTCCACCTCAAGGTCATCAAAATTCCTTCAACTCATCAGGAAGTACAATTGTGCATTTCAGATGACTTCTTTCGGGGCTAACGTTGTCAGAGAAACTGgttggatgcctactttcaaggTCCAGGGCCAGGTGTACCACCATATTGGGTCACTCCAGCCACTACAAAATTGCAAACCTTTGTTccttcaaatttatttcatttcaaattacaATAGGCAACTTGATGTGCATTTCGGCGTAATTCCACAACCTGCAAACACTGACGCTGACAATTTCGACAGAGACGTGCTGCTCAGTCTGCAAAACATGCTTCATGAGCACAACAGCTACATTCACAGTTTCAAATACGCCTTGGAAACAGCCCCTTCACCAACATTCACCATTGTCATCGATGCTGACAAAAGACCTTCTGGGGAGCACGCACGCCGATATAACGCCCCTTCGTGCAATGAAGTGGCCATAGTTCCCCATGGTGAACAGCACAATAAGCGAGACATAGTTCTTCAAAGTCGCGACAGTGGTCTTCAGCGTATTAATGAGACGCATCAGTCATATGATGCCCTGCAGTATCCCCTTCTTTTTACGTATGGAGAAGACGGGTACCATTTCGGCATTCCTCACCACAAACCAAACGAGCCCTCGGCTGCGACATCTAAAACTGTTTCATGTATGGCTTTTTACTCATACCGCTTCATGACAAGGCATAATAATTTCAACCCCCTGCACAGATCACGGCAACTGTTTCACCAGTTTGCAGTTGACATGGCTGCAAAGATGGAGTCCGAGAGACTGGGCTTCATCAAATTGAATCAGAAGCAGCTGCGCTCAGACTCCTACATCCATTTGCGTGATGGCATCAGGAATGACACTGACGCCCGCAATATCGGCAAAATGTGCATTCTCCCCTCAACCTATACAGGGGGCCCACGGTACATGCACGAGCGAACACAAGACACTATGACTTATGTTCGGCATTATGGGCGACCCGATTTATTCATTACCTTTACATGTAACCCAAAGTAG
- the LOC115217810 gene encoding uncharacterized protein LOC115217810 has protein sequence MFGLQKDNSMNEVSQYLAGRYISNGEAFWRIFGFPLHQRHPAIIQLAVHLENGQRTYFTEQTAAELAANPNQTTLTGFFRLCQLDTFAKTLLYPQVPSYYVWSNNNWVRRKSGQDVEGHPGVKFNSCLGRVYTVPPNQHECFHLRLLLHEVLGPQSFQDIRTVDGVLCDTFRETCFQRRLLEDDSQWGATMAEGVSLKSPKKIRSLFAILLLWCDLVDPACLWLTYKDYMSEDFLRHAQSLHPSMEVGYTDLNYNRALLEIKDTVLDMGGIVISNIGTKPQIDSSVCLNGRIGSTNITDVQLYQ, from the exons ATGTTTGGCCTTCAAAAGGACAATAGCATGAACGAGGTGTCACAGTACTTGGCAGGTCGGTACATAAGCAATGGTGAAGCTTTTTGGCGGATATTCGGGTTTCCACTTCACCAAAGGCACCCCGCCATCATACAACTAGCGGTTCATTTGGAAAATGGCCAGCGAACTTACTTTACTGAACAGACTGCAgctgaattggcagcaaatccaAATCAAACAACTTTGACCGGTTTCTTTAGGCTTTGCCAACTTGATACATTTGCTAAAACACTTTTATACCCTCAGGTCCCGTCCTACTACGTGTGGTCAAACAACAATTgggtgcgtaggaagtcgggtcaGGATGTTGAAGGACATCCTGGTGTCAAGTTTAACAGTTGTCTAGGAAGAGTCTACACTGTACCTCCAAACCAACATGAGTGTTTTCACCTGCGCCTTCTCCTCCATGAGGTTTTAGGCCCACAAAGTTTTCAGGACATCAGAACTGTTGATGGTGTATTATGTGATACTTTCCGCGAAACCTGTTTTCAGCGTCGACTTTTGGAGGATGATTCACAATGGGGCGCCACTATGGCGGAGGGTGTTTCGTTAAAATCTCCTAAAAAAATCAGATCGCTTTTCGCTATTCTACTACTATGGTGTGACTTGGTTGATCCCGCCTGTTTATGGCTTACCTACAAAGATTATATGTCTGAAGATTTCCTGCGTCACGCTCAATCGCTACATCCATCAATGGAGGTCGGGTACACTGACCTCAATTACAACAGGGCGCTGCTTGAAATCaaagatactgtacttgatatgggcg GCATTGTGATTTCTAATATAGGAACAAAGCCACAAATTGACTCTTCAGTTTGTCTTAATGGCAGAATTGGTTCTACCAATATTACTGATGTACAGCTctatcagtaa